TAACAAGCACACTCTTACAGAAAGAGGGGAAAATGTATTAATCTTAACATGACAACACTTTGAACCGAGGACACCGGTTTGGAGACAGTGGAAATTGGACATAAGGACATTCTTATGATCGTGTTTTTgtaagacatttttgaaaaattgcTTTACGTGTTGGGAGCAAAACTTGTTTGGATCAAATGAAACTTTTTGGATCAACTGCTTGTGTGAGCAGAGTTAGGATTTGTATTGTTGGATGATATTGGCATTCCCATCTGAAAAACTGGTCTTACATTCTTCACAGGCAAGGAGGGACAACTGGGTTTATATCTTGTGATTGAACAAAAACCTGTTTTAAACATGTGCCCGAAAGAGGCCTAATGCATAGTGTTAAGATAAAATAGCCATCATCGTTCTCTCCTTTTGTGATGACTGAATTACAGAGGCAGGTTTGGAGACCTCCAGCAACTAACTGGGCAATCAGTGAGACAACTCCTTTTTTTGGTTGGTATTTCTagatgtacttttttttttttttttttttttttttNNNNNNNNNNCTTACTTTGACTAAAAAGGTGCCACAGTCACTGACTCACATGGGGTgggtcattttttgtttgttcttaaCTGCGGATCCCTGAATCTCGCCTCTCTTAAGTCCCGTACATCTGTTAAGGTCACTGCAATGCAAGTGAAACGGAGACTGCCAGAGAGAGACCCTCCACCGACACAAACCCGAGCAAAGACTCGATACAAATCCAGGAACCACGGCGATGTTGACTCAAAGGCGGAGACGCCCGTCTCCGCTGATTGGATGGGAGTGTACAGATGTCATCCTCACTGCTCAGCTCCGTCACCGTCACGACTGTCACACAGCCACGTGGTCCGCCAGTGTCCCATCAGTCTGCCCCTGTCAAATCACACCTAAAGACTCTGTCACAGCATTAGGGACTTACTAAACTTAAGTCTTGACGCAATTTGTATTGTGGTAAATCCCATTTTGCGAGAAGGCAGAAATAATTGGGTATTGAACGGGATCATGAGTGTACCCGCTACCCTGTAGAGAATTTACTTGCCATTGATGGACTCGTTTTGGTTGTTGCTGTGTTTTGAGCatttagtgttttgttttttccccttttgaaCAATTGCAAAGCCTGTTGTAAGGATCTTCCTTTTGTAGAATTGATTTatcattgcttttttttgtattggttcattttttactttgtaagaTAGTTGTATGACTTTTGTTTGTATCATTTGGAAtgctctttcttctttttgtttacattgtttaaaTGTAAGACGACTCTCAATTTAGATTCCAGGAACAAAGTgaggtgttttcttttgtgccAGGTGCTTAGAAATGTTAGAAATGACAAACCTATCTGGCTGTAACATCACATGTTGTGATATTGCTctctttttttgggaaaaaaaaaatgcatgtttcaTCACAAACCTGTCAGACCAGTTGTAATTGGATCGATCGTTCTGGTGTTTGCGACAGTTTTTCTTAAATGAAACAATATTTTTCTTCAGCACACCCTCCTCGTCTCTCCCTGATGTCCAGCTCTTTGAGCTTGTGGACCAGTTTGAGGAAGGGGCAGTAGGGGCGGTCTGCACAATCTGCAACATAATTCACTGTTTTGTCATGATCTGAAgcataaaatgaattaaaaagggTGGCCTTAGTCATTTTCCTGACTTTGGGAGTTTTGATAATGGTTACTCACCAGTGCCTGAATACTTCTCTGCTACATGGTGGATGATGTTGCATTTGAGGATTTATAGGTTGTACCTTTTTTATAATACAGATGTATAAAAACATATACTCCAGTAACATCTGACAGTGTCTCAGAACATCTAAATGAAGAATTACACTCATTGATACGGATTGCTTCAGTGTCTGTCAGTAAATGTAAGATGACTCATAACCTGGTCTTCAACTTTGACGCTGAAAACTGcttacatttttcatcatttatgtACTGATTTTGCTAAGTATAATTTTGTCTTTTGACTGGCATGTGCATTGATGTATGTACAGCTGTATGATATGTACAGCGTTCTCATTGTAAGCTGATACTGACATGTAACAGTATTTGGTTTTCTACCTGTCATTTTATCACAAATCTTGCCCCACGGACTAGCCCCGAACGTTCTTTTCCCGTCAGTTACTCTAACCTTTTTGCAGAAAAATGTGGTGGTGTTGTGATATGAAAATCTCTACTAAAGACTTatacttttatttctttaccTGAAAGATATGTTGACGGAATCCAAGGATCAAAACATGCACCTGATATTCTTTAAGAGACCCTTTCTGTCCTCCACAACAGATGAACTGCTAcaaatctctctctgtcttcactcATGTTTGGGGACAACATCTATGTAGGCTATGTCCTCAAAGTGCCTCCAGTTTcctattttttatatataaagtagatATAGAGAACTGTTGTGTATATAACAGTAATGTAGCAATAAATGTGCCATTTTTAATAACTACCACGTTTATccaatgtcttttatttttacccataaattaaaaaaaactaaatttatttttctttctgcagTGTAACCAGGTAATGGCCGATCCATTCAGTATTTGATTTCGTAGTGTGGCCAGCACTGATTTGTCCTCCAAGGGGCAGAAATGAGCTGCATGGGACCTAAACTcggaaataatatgaaatacagattattattattattatttgattccgtttgaattgagccatggattacaCATATGATATTCGTCAGTTAAATAGATTATTTTACAAATCACTAAAGTCTCAGTTTGTTAAACTGTTGAAGCATAAGTacgtaatttttattttattaaagaaCGGTTACATAACCAGTATGTATACATTCAAAAGTCAAAACCAGCGGTGCatatacagagaaaaaaattaaatatatatatatatatatgtgtgtatatatatatgtgtgtatatattatgtacatgtatatgtagaaaataaataaaagtaaaaagattgTAGAAAGACTACAACCTTCAAAGTCGCATGGATGACGTCTCGCTGAACCGGATGTGTCGTTACTCACACTACCTAATGATCTTGCTCGTTCTTACGATTCTCTGCTAATAAAACGTCACCGAATTAAACACACCAGGCACGAGAGCAACAGGTGTTGTCAAATAGAGCTAAGTTTGCAAGCGAACAAGTTGAGCATCAAGCGGTGACGTCACTTGCGTGAGacgagagatgtagttcactgaaCCAAGTGGTCATGCGACAGACGTGCGACAAACTgagaaataatgaaattaaattgacTGAATTAAATCGTCTTTGTAATCCACGGCTCAATTCAAACGGAATCCAAAAATAATTTGCCTCTCTCCACCAGAAAGGGAGGAACTgcgacttttatttttttgagttaCCGGAAATAGTCCACGCACATGCGCACTATGCGTAGTCAGAAATCTCAAATCGGAAGTTCTTTGCTTTTAAGTTGCGCGTCCTGAGTTAGGAGGACATATTTCAGCCAAAATGATCAGTAAACTAATCGGTCAGAAGTATGTATCCATTGCCAAATCATGgtaagattttttaaatattgtatcaGTGGTAAAAAGTGGAAAGAAGTCAGAATTTTGGTTAAAGAATCTCGATGTGTCCTTAGCTTAACATTAGCTTAACGTTAGCCGAGGTCATTGCTTGGGGACGTGCTGACttaaaagctaacgttagctggcaGCTAAGATAAGGCTAAAAAGGTCTACAATTACCATTAATGATGTAAAAATGTCAGCGTTACTTTTCCCTCAATGGCTGCTGTATTTCCTATGTTCACAGAGCAAACGTAATTTCCATATATATCTTATATTACCCAGTCTGAAAAGGTTGAAGTGAAGATTATCTTTTACCAAAGATCGTCTATACTGTTACTAACCGATTAACGTTTGACTCATATTCGTTACCAAAGttccttttcacattttcaaaaatgtgtatgtatatttggttaatacaataaacatattaaacaatATGACAAGGTATTGCTACAGACGAGACCATAGattatacatgtatgtatgcatgtatgtgtatatatatatatatattagatagtatgtgtgggtggtgttgtgtgtgtgtgtgtgtgtgtgtatatatattaatttatatgtgtgtatgtatgtatgtatgtatgtagtatgtgtgtaatatatatatattatatatatatatataatatatacacacactcacatatatacatacacacacaccacacacacacattatatatatatatataatatgtgtgtgtgtgttgtgggtgttgtgtgtgtgtgtgtgtgttgtatgtatgtgtattatatattatgtgtgtgtgtgtgtttgtgtatatatataaatatatatgtgtgtggtgtgtgtgtggtgtgtgggtgtgtgtgtatataatataattatattatatatgtatatgtgtctgtgtgtatatgtatgtataaatatgtaatatatatgtgtgtgtgtatatatgtatgtatatatatatgtgtatatatatgtatgtatatataatatatgtgtgtgtgtgtatattatattatatatatatatatatatatattatatatatataataggggtgggaatcccCAGACGCCTCCTGATACGACCTCTCATATTTATGCCACGATACAAATTATTGCGATTTTtaataatattgcaatattctgcgatatattgcagtTTCTAACCGTttctccaacttctaatttttcccaatttcaaatgatgtccccaaaaggaaacatctgttttatctaaaatgaTAATTTAGAGAATCTAGCTAACTCCCTGATCTCACCTGAAGGGCTGGTGCTGTTATTTTAGTTACGGATTAATCAGAAAGATAATTAGTCCATTCATTATTTAGTCTACAAGAGTCAGGTATTAGGCCAAATGAATGTCCCTAATCCTGGACTTCGTCTAACAAGCTCACTGATGCAAGCAGCTCttcacattttgtatttgtgaaGCTTTGACTTGCAAGTGTattgatgaaaaaaatgaaaatgataaaCTATCAAGATATGAGTTTCTCATTTTGGGCATGCATTACTCCAACACTTACTGCTTTACTTGGTGTTTGTCCTAGGGGTATATACGCGTTAAATGGAAAAAGACACTGGTAAAATGTTGCTCTCTACTCAACAGGGTCCCAACTCTGACTGTATGGGGCACAGTCGGAGGCGTAGCTCTGGTCCACTTCACCGACTGGCGGGTGATTTTGGATTATGTCCCCTACATCAACGGCAAATTCAAGAAGGAAGAGTAGTGGCGCTCAGGTTAGTCTCAGGAAATGGCAGAAATAAGAGCGGTGTAACCGCATGTGATGAATAACAACAGCTGAAACATGAGCACATTTTGTTATCGGCGTCGTTATTTCCACACCTGCTGTGTCTTTCAAAGCCCCAAACAAGAACAATGGCAACAGACCTCCCCCCCCCAGAGACCACAGGGTGGTGTACCAGCAATCACACCAGTTAACACGCATTGTCAGTGTAGCCACTCATATCAGCTTAAGCCTCTATCTGATATAACTACGTTGTCAATAAACCGTTAACGACACGTCACGGCCATGTTGTTGCATTGTGAGACATGCTCAATGGATTTCAATGAACACGGCCAGTGTTGTTAATTCTGAAATACCTTAGAATGTAGATATATCTGCATGCACAGGGACTCCATGTCTTTCTGCGTCTGTTTTCAAGTTGACAAAGTGAGAGTCAAAGAAAGTTTGTGCATGCTTTATATGTTCATGCTTTTGTTCACACTGGAACTGTTGTGACAAAGACACACTATTCCAATGTCCCAAGTAGGAAAACTGCCAGACAGTTTTTACCGGTCAACTAAATATAATGAGACTATGTAGAAGAGGTAAAGGTCTGTTGGTGCTTTTGCACTATATTAATAACTCTGGTCCAACAAAgaactttaaccctcatgttgtcctcgggtcaaagtgacccgttttcctatatctttttaattccccaaaatcacatgattgattccacacaacgctctttggcaagtacaaatctctacttttttttattaattttgtggcgtcttattcaattttatagcatttgaaaaaagtgtttttgaaatagtatggagtaaaagttgacatattccagtctgtgattatcatcaacatccattccttttaattttagtctaaataattcctaatttctgcttttttaactcaaacattaggtataatttcctataaatgaggtttattgaccatacattccaaaaaataactgtaaaactcaagtgttaaacatcaaaaaaagtgacaaaagtgtggaaaaaagggacaaaaacgtaagaaaaagttaaaaacattgatagacAGCATCaagaaaagtgttaattttcaattttgacgagaagacaacacaagggttaacaccaAGTGGCTCTTCTGGTACACTTGAATGAAGAGGCTTATGGGATGCTTCCCATCAGCAAGGATCAGGAGACTCATGACTAAAGAAACAATTAACAAGAGTGggatccagctgggaggaggccttggggtagactaagggtgtgacgagatctcgttttacgaNNNNNNNNNNgattaaaacgtgacgagatttctcgtcgaggtaaAGTTGTttcgtgaggcgatgtgatgtcagcgtgatggagcgtgaaattactattgaagatccccccTTGGGGGCCACTTTTAATCGTTTGTTAGGAGTTAGGAGTTAatttctcgtgtgaaattgtactttactgcataattcattaaaatagtaaaaaaaaaagaagttaaataacattcatcttaatagttgatttcaaatgcacttttggcattttgtgatttttcagttgataaaaactattttccattcatatatttcatcgaggatttctttaaataaaaaaaaaaactctcgtctcgttctcgtgaacccaatctcgtgatgtgtctcgtctcgtggagtaagcttCTCGTCACCCCCCTAGGGTAGCCCAGGctagtggagggacgtccagctgggaggaggcctcggggtaGACCCAagactatccatccatccatccatcttcgaccgcttatccggtatcgggtctctggggcagcagctccagtaagggaccccaaacttNNNNNNNNNNagccacatcaaccagctccgactgggggatcccagcACGAGGCCCCCTTCCAggtggacgtgcctggaccacctccctggaacagacccaggactaggtggagagattctatctccaacctggcctgggaatgcctcgggaNNNNNNNNNNagtcggagctggttgatgtggctcagggAAGGGAAGCACGGGGTCCCCTGCTAGAGCTGCTGTCCCTAGACCCGATACTGGAtgagcggacgaagatggatggaaatCCAGAGACAATGCGCCAGGTAGTTTAGAGGCATCAGGGTGCCAGATTCCAGGGTAGTGGGCTACTTTAAGACCAAATGCAGCTGCTTTGAATAAGATCggtagattatactttattcatcccacagcggggaaatttgcttattacagcagcattttctacaataaaagcaaaacaaaagtaaacccacaaacagacaatgagcagaaggtatggCTGAATGTAAAGGGGCGCCAAACAaggtgcggttgccatagtacagaaaacaatattgcagtgtaagtgagtgacattaaaatgaaattgaatatgtaattaaaataaggtagtaaaagtaggtaaccataatataaattatatttacctgtgaccataaataatactGAAAAAGTAAgcacttgtaatggaaaaatataaatacagataataaagatatagagtgtgtgt
The sequence above is drawn from the Etheostoma spectabile isolate EspeVRDwgs_2016 chromosome 12, UIUC_Espe_1.0, whole genome shotgun sequence genome and encodes:
- the LOC116698697 gene encoding cytochrome b-c1 complex subunit 10; translation: MISKLIGQKYVSIAKSWVPTLTVWGTVGGVALVHFTDWRVILDYVPYINGKFKKEE